One Thermoanaerobacter pseudethanolicus ATCC 33223 DNA window includes the following coding sequences:
- a CDS encoding ABC transporter permease → MITIIKYTFKEMLKKRAFLLVSLLSLLYLSIYAFGLSKIFERPNDSIYDIIFQSQILSAGLFFANFIVAFLVVLTSVNAISGEIESGTIYAVLSKPIKRYELVLGKFIGLGTMIVIYSSIMFLSVVGLNIFMGAKITFEASNILRGLFFFDLGPIVFLALIIASSSIFSTVNTGIIAIMAYGIALVGGVLEQIGTAMQQSQVGTFGLKSGESLINAGIITSLILPTDVIYRKMTAELLTQSSGISFMTQGLFGGMSQPSIYMFIYIFFYVVFLLYYGAKRFSQRDL, encoded by the coding sequence GTGATAACTATAATAAAATACACATTTAAAGAGATGCTAAAAAAACGGGCTTTTCTATTAGTCTCCCTTTTGTCCCTCCTCTACCTTTCCATATATGCCTTCGGCTTAAGTAAAATATTTGAGCGTCCCAACGATTCTATATATGACATCATCTTTCAATCTCAAATTTTGTCTGCCGGTCTATTTTTCGCAAATTTCATAGTGGCTTTTCTTGTAGTTTTGACATCAGTAAATGCCATATCAGGAGAAATAGAAAGCGGCACCATATACGCCGTTTTATCGAAACCTATAAAAAGATATGAACTGGTTTTGGGAAAATTTATAGGGTTAGGCACTATGATTGTAATATACAGCTCCATCATGTTTTTGTCTGTAGTAGGTTTAAACATCTTTATGGGGGCTAAAATAACCTTTGAAGCAAGCAATATTTTAAGAGGACTTTTTTTCTTCGACTTAGGACCGATTGTATTTTTAGCCCTTATAATAGCTTCCAGCTCAATTTTTTCGACTGTAAACACAGGCATCATAGCTATTATGGCTTATGGAATTGCCCTCGTCGGAGGTGTTCTTGAACAAATTGGAACAGCAATGCAACAAAGTCAAGTCGGTACCTTTGGCTTAAAAAGCGGAGAAAGCCTTATAAACGCAGGGATAATTACAAGCCTCATCCTTCCTACAGATGTCATATATAGAAAAATGACCGCAGAGCTTTTGACACAAAGTAGTGGGATAAGTTTTATGACACAAGGACTCTTTGGCGGCATGTCTCAACCCAGTATTTACATGTTCATATACATCTTTTTCTACGTGGTATTTCTCCTCTATTACGGTGCAAAGCGCTTTTCACAAAGAGACTTATAA
- the nifJ gene encoding pyruvate:ferredoxin (flavodoxin) oxidoreductase, with product MKKSMKTMDGNTAAAYASYAFTEVAAIYPITPSSPMAENVDEWAAHGKKNIFGQPVKVVEMQSEAGAAGAVHGSLTAGALTTTYTASQGLLLMIPNMYKIAGELLPGVFHVSARAISAHALSIFGDHQDVMAVRQTGFALLSSSNVQEAMDMGFIAHLCAIKSRVPFLHFFDGFRTSHEMQKIEVVEYEDIAKLLDLKAVKEFRDRALNPEHPVVRGTAQNPDIYFQGREVANKFYEKVPEIVEDYMKKFKELTGREYHPFDYYGAKDAEYIIVAMGSVCDTIEETIDYLMKKGEKVGLIKVHLYRPFSEKHFFNVLPGTVKKIAVLDRTKEPGSIGEPLYLDLVKAFYHKDKKPVIVGGRYGLGSKDTTPSQIIAVYDNLKKDYPKDRFTIGIVDDVTYTSLEEGEFVETTPEGTVSCKFWGLGSDGTVGANKSAIKIIGDNTDLYVQAYFQYDSKKSGGTTISHLRFGKKPIKSSYLVNHADYIACHNKSFIYNYDVLKGLKKGGTFVLNCPWSKEELDDKLPASMKRYIAENSINFYIIDAVSIAQEVGLGGRINMIMQTVFFKLINIIPFEEAVKYLKDSIQKAYGKKGQDIVEMNLRAVDKSIEALVKVEVPEEWKNAKEGQKIIKPEPDFVKNIQRPIERNEGDLLPVSAFVGMEDGTFPTGTTAYEKRGIAVLIPEWQIDNCIQCNQCSFVCPHAVIRPFLLTEKEVKKAPPTFNVKKAIGRGLEGLWYRIQVSPLDCTGCGNCADVCPAPTKALIMKPAEEQIEKEARNWEYAVTLDVKDNLVDKTTLKGSQFAKPLFEFSGACPGCGETPYIKLLTQLFGDRMMIANATGCSSIYGASAPSIPYTTNKEGKGPAWANSLFEDNAEFGYGMFLANKQIRERLRDLMKEAINMTIDDELKAAFQEWIDGMEDGDKSKLASQKILNIINKGSYTNNEIIKEILDKKDFLVKKSQWIIGGDGWAYDIGFGGLDHVIASGEDVNILVLDTEVYSNTGGQSSKSTPLGAIAKFAAAGKRTSKKDLGLMAMSYGYVYVAQIAMGANMNQMIKAFVEAEKYKGPSLIIAYAPCINHGIKSGMGTSIMEEKKAVESGYWHLYRFNPELKKEGKNPFVLDFKEPTKSFREFIEGEIRYSSLKNVFPDIAEKLYQMAEETAKERFKRYKKLAE from the coding sequence ATGAAAAAGTCAATGAAAACAATGGACGGAAATACAGCTGCTGCCTATGCCTCTTATGCTTTTACTGAGGTTGCAGCAATTTACCCTATTACGCCTTCTTCTCCAATGGCAGAAAATGTCGATGAATGGGCTGCCCACGGCAAAAAGAACATATTTGGACAACCCGTGAAGGTTGTTGAAATGCAGTCAGAAGCAGGTGCTGCAGGTGCTGTCCATGGTTCTTTAACTGCAGGCGCTTTGACAACCACATATACCGCATCACAAGGACTTCTTTTAATGATACCAAACATGTATAAAATAGCAGGAGAGCTTTTGCCGGGGGTTTTTCATGTAAGTGCCCGTGCTATTTCTGCCCATGCACTTTCTATATTTGGTGACCATCAGGATGTAATGGCAGTAAGACAAACAGGTTTTGCACTTCTTTCTTCTTCAAATGTCCAAGAAGCTATGGATATGGGTTTTATAGCACATCTTTGCGCGATAAAATCGAGAGTACCTTTTTTGCATTTTTTCGATGGTTTTAGAACCTCTCACGAAATGCAGAAAATAGAAGTGGTGGAATATGAGGATATTGCAAAGCTTTTGGACTTAAAAGCAGTAAAAGAGTTTAGAGATAGGGCACTTAATCCAGAACACCCTGTTGTAAGGGGTACTGCTCAAAATCCTGATATATACTTTCAGGGAAGAGAGGTAGCTAATAAATTTTATGAAAAAGTTCCCGAAATAGTGGAAGATTACATGAAAAAATTTAAAGAATTGACTGGAAGGGAATATCATCCCTTTGATTATTATGGAGCAAAGGATGCAGAGTACATAATTGTTGCAATGGGGTCGGTGTGTGACACAATAGAAGAGACAATTGATTATTTGATGAAAAAAGGTGAAAAAGTAGGCTTAATTAAAGTGCATCTTTACAGGCCTTTTTCAGAGAAGCATTTTTTTAATGTGCTTCCTGGTACAGTAAAGAAAATCGCTGTGTTGGACAGAACAAAAGAACCTGGTTCTATAGGTGAACCGCTATATCTTGATTTGGTTAAAGCTTTTTACCACAAAGATAAGAAGCCTGTAATAGTAGGAGGAAGGTATGGCCTTGGCTCAAAAGACACAACTCCTTCTCAAATTATTGCTGTGTATGATAATTTAAAGAAAGACTATCCAAAAGATCGATTTACAATAGGAATTGTAGACGATGTAACTTATACCTCATTAGAAGAAGGTGAATTTGTAGAGACAACTCCTGAAGGCACTGTAAGCTGTAAGTTTTGGGGATTAGGCTCTGACGGTACAGTTGGTGCAAATAAATCGGCTATTAAGATAATTGGGGACAATACAGATTTGTATGTGCAGGCATATTTTCAGTATGACAGCAAAAAATCAGGTGGAACTACTATTTCCCATTTGAGGTTTGGTAAAAAGCCGATTAAATCCAGCTATCTTGTAAATCACGCTGATTACATTGCTTGTCACAATAAATCTTTTATTTATAACTATGATGTGCTAAAAGGCCTTAAAAAAGGTGGCACCTTTGTGCTAAATTGTCCTTGGAGCAAAGAGGAACTTGATGACAAACTGCCTGCCTCAATGAAAAGATACATTGCTGAAAACAGCATCAATTTTTATATAATAGATGCAGTGTCTATTGCGCAAGAGGTAGGATTAGGTGGCAGAATAAACATGATAATGCAGACTGTGTTTTTTAAACTAATAAACATAATACCTTTTGAAGAAGCGGTTAAGTATTTAAAAGATTCTATACAGAAAGCCTATGGCAAAAAAGGGCAGGATATAGTGGAGATGAACTTAAGAGCTGTAGATAAAAGCATAGAAGCACTTGTAAAGGTAGAAGTGCCTGAAGAGTGGAAAAACGCAAAAGAAGGGCAAAAAATTATAAAGCCAGAGCCTGATTTTGTTAAAAACATACAAAGACCTATAGAAAGAAACGAGGGAGACCTGCTTCCTGTAAGTGCTTTTGTCGGCATGGAAGATGGCACATTTCCTACTGGCACTACCGCATACGAAAAGCGAGGGATTGCGGTACTGATACCTGAATGGCAAATAGACAATTGCATACAGTGTAACCAGTGTTCATTTGTTTGTCCTCATGCGGTTATAAGACCGTTTTTGTTAACTGAGAAAGAGGTAAAGAAAGCGCCGCCAACTTTCAACGTAAAAAAGGCTATAGGGAGAGGTTTAGAGGGACTTTGGTATAGGATACAGGTAAGTCCTCTTGACTGTACGGGATGTGGCAATTGTGCAGATGTGTGTCCTGCACCTACAAAGGCCCTTATAATGAAGCCTGCTGAAGAACAAATAGAAAAAGAAGCGAGAAATTGGGAGTATGCTGTGACACTTGATGTTAAAGATAATTTAGTGGATAAGACAACTTTAAAAGGCAGTCAATTTGCTAAGCCCTTATTTGAATTTAGCGGTGCATGCCCCGGCTGCGGTGAGACACCTTATATAAAGCTTTTGACTCAGCTTTTTGGGGACAGAATGATGATAGCAAATGCTACAGGTTGTTCCTCTATTTATGGAGCAAGTGCGCCTTCTATTCCTTATACTACTAATAAAGAAGGAAAAGGGCCTGCGTGGGCTAACTCACTTTTTGAAGACAATGCCGAATTCGGCTACGGCATGTTTTTGGCAAATAAGCAGATAAGGGAAAGGCTTAGAGATTTGATGAAAGAAGCTATAAATATGACTATTGACGATGAATTAAAAGCCGCATTCCAAGAGTGGATTGATGGGATGGAGGATGGAGATAAATCTAAACTTGCTTCACAGAAGATATTGAATATTATAAACAAAGGTAGCTATACAAATAATGAGATAATAAAAGAGATACTTGACAAAAAAGATTTTCTTGTAAAAAAATCTCAGTGGATAATAGGGGGAGATGGGTGGGCATATGACATTGGTTTTGGAGGGCTTGACCATGTCATAGCATCAGGGGAAGATGTAAATATCCTGGTGCTGGATACAGAAGTTTATTCCAATACAGGAGGACAGTCCTCAAAATCTACGCCGTTAGGGGCAATTGCAAAATTTGCGGCAGCAGGTAAGAGGACAAGCAAAAAGGATTTAGGTTTGATGGCTATGAGTTATGGATACGTGTATGTGGCACAAATTGCAATGGGAGCAAATATGAACCAGATGATAAAGGCTTTTGTGGAGGCAGAAAAGTACAAAGGACCGTCACTTATAATAGCATACGCTCCTTGCATAAACCATGGCATAAAGTCAGGCATGGGGACAAGTATAATGGAGGAGAAAAAAGCTGTGGAGTCTGGTTATTGGCACCTTTACAGGTTTAATCCAGAACTTAAAAAAGAAGGGAAGAATCCTTTTGTACTTGATTTTAAAGAGCCAACAAAATCTTTTAGAGAATTTATTGAAGGTGAGATACGGTATTCTTCACTTAAAAACGTGTTTCCTGATATTGCAGAAAAACTTTATCAAATGGCAGAAGAGACTGCGAAAGAGCGATTTAAAAGATATAAAAAGCTGGCAGAATAA
- a CDS encoding DUF1284 domain-containing protein, producing the protein MEIRGHHFLCMLGFRGLGYDEKFVKNMDEIIRKLNNEQDMLIKVVDNVDNICAMCPNNVDGECKIENYPGSVREKDRAILEVLGIEVGEILSYKKIINRIREKMTEEKMRDICRDCEWFSLGYCLEGLKKLKGGV; encoded by the coding sequence ATGGAGATAAGAGGACATCACTTTTTGTGTATGTTGGGCTTTAGAGGGCTTGGTTATGATGAAAAATTTGTTAAAAATATGGATGAAATTATTAGAAAATTAAATAATGAACAGGACATGTTGATAAAAGTTGTGGATAATGTGGATAATATTTGCGCCATGTGTCCAAACAATGTAGATGGAGAGTGCAAAATAGAGAATTATCCGGGAAGTGTGAGGGAAAAGGATAGGGCTATTTTAGAGGTTCTAGGTATAGAAGTAGGAGAAATATTAAGCTATAAAAAAATTATAAATCGAATTAGAGAAAAAATGACAGAAGAAAAGATGAGAGATATATGTAGGGATTGTGAATGGTTTAGCCTTGGGTATTGTTTAGAAGGGCTTAAAAAGTTAAAAGGCGGTGTGTGA
- a CDS encoding glycine C-acetyltransferase has translation MSSIHDLDFIKEKLEELKKAGVYRKLTVLESPSGPRSIIDGKEVINLSSNNYLGLANHPRLKKAAIEAIEKWGVGAGAVRTIIGNMTIHEELERKLAEFKREEAVLTFQSGFTANMGVIQAVVDKGDVIISDELNHASIIDGCRLSRADVVIYKHSDMEDLERVLKEVKDKYRVKMIITDGVFSMDGDIAKLPEIVKLAEKYSAITYVDDAHASGVLGESGRGSADHFNLHGRIDIQIGTLSKAIGVVGGYVAGKRELIEWLNHRGRPFLFSTALPPAAVAASIEAINILSESDALTRKLWDNAKYFKEKLKSLGFDTGKSETPITPVIIGEETKALEFSRKLFEEGVFAQGIVYPTVPKNKARVRTIVTAAHTKEDLDAALKAFEKVGKQLNII, from the coding sequence ATGTCAAGCATTCATGACCTTGACTTTATAAAAGAAAAGCTGGAAGAACTCAAAAAAGCAGGTGTGTATAGAAAATTAACTGTCCTTGAAAGTCCCTCTGGCCCCCGTTCTATAATCGATGGAAAGGAAGTTATAAACCTTTCTTCAAACAACTACCTCGGCCTTGCAAATCATCCGCGGTTAAAAAAAGCCGCAATAGAAGCTATTGAAAAATGGGGAGTTGGTGCTGGCGCCGTAAGAACGATAATAGGAAACATGACAATTCACGAAGAACTTGAAAGAAAATTAGCTGAATTTAAAAGAGAAGAAGCAGTTCTCACTTTCCAATCAGGTTTTACAGCAAACATGGGCGTCATTCAAGCAGTTGTTGACAAAGGAGACGTCATAATAAGTGACGAATTAAACCACGCCAGTATCATCGATGGCTGCAGATTAAGCCGAGCAGATGTGGTAATATACAAACACAGTGACATGGAGGACCTAGAAAGAGTATTAAAAGAAGTAAAAGATAAATACAGAGTCAAAATGATAATAACTGACGGAGTATTCAGCATGGATGGCGATATAGCGAAACTCCCCGAAATAGTGAAATTGGCAGAAAAATACAGTGCAATAACTTATGTAGATGACGCACATGCCAGTGGCGTTTTAGGTGAAAGCGGAAGAGGCTCTGCTGACCATTTCAACTTACACGGAAGAATTGATATACAAATAGGCACACTTTCCAAAGCAATCGGAGTTGTTGGAGGATATGTAGCTGGCAAAAGAGAGCTTATAGAATGGCTAAATCATAGAGGCAGACCCTTCCTCTTCAGTACAGCTCTACCTCCTGCGGCAGTTGCAGCATCAATAGAAGCTATAAATATTTTAAGTGAAAGTGATGCTCTCACTCGCAAGCTGTGGGATAACGCAAAATATTTCAAAGAAAAGTTAAAATCTTTAGGTTTTGATACCGGCAAGAGTGAAACACCTATCACCCCTGTAATAATAGGCGAAGAAACTAAAGCTCTCGAATTTAGCAGAAAACTCTTTGAAGAAGGAGTTTTCGCGCAAGGAATAGTATATCCAACTGTACCTAAAAACAAAGCCAGAGTAAGAACAATTGTAACAGCTGCCCATACAAAAGAAGACTTAGACGCTGCCTTAAAAGCTTTTGAAAAAGTCGGAAAACAATTGAATATAATTTAA
- a CDS encoding DUF4914 family protein: MEIISKMSLPEEVEEILKKCPKITIPESRQHLLEISVGGNNDFFEVFYDVPGKGKVLEATVARCKNGLAVNYPEPYMRRREPDCLVVADNGETDKPRFMERYKYDFEELRQKTFEWLKDQNLIVMPFMAGGEEYGYPSLLLAPENAGFFATALADIQGFIPKKEIPEGFTPKAIVYSAPPFRHTHFNGKQVVVHNRLENLYELFSYNLYPGPSAKKGIYGVLLTMGEKEGWITAHASAVRIITPYDNILTIMHEGASGGGKSEMLEQIHREPDGSIKVGRNLVTGDEIYVELKEACELQPVTDDMALCHPKLQQGKKLVIKDAEKGWFIRVDHMNEYGTDPHFEKLCIYPKEPLIFLNIDGVPKSTCLIWEHIMDAPGKPCPNPRVVMPKRFMPNVVDEPVEVDVRSFGVRTPPSSKEKPSYGIIGMLHLLPPALAWLWRLVAPRGHANPSIVETEGLQSEGVGSYWPFATGKRVTHANLLLQQIINTPGTRYILVPNQHIGVWKVGFMPEWIAREYLARRGSVRFRPDQITPARSSLLGYALNTLKINGSFIPRELLQVNKQPEVGDEGYDKGAEMLNEFFKRELKQFLVPELDPLGRKIIETCLENGTLEDYIKLLGDYR; encoded by the coding sequence ATGGAAATTATAAGTAAAATGAGCCTACCAGAAGAAGTAGAGGAAATATTAAAAAAGTGTCCTAAAATAACAATTCCAGAAAGTAGACAACATCTTCTTGAAATTTCTGTTGGGGGGAATAATGACTTTTTTGAAGTTTTTTATGATGTTCCAGGGAAAGGAAAAGTATTAGAAGCCACCGTGGCAAGATGTAAAAACGGATTAGCAGTTAATTATCCTGAGCCTTATATGAGAAGGAGAGAGCCAGACTGTCTCGTCGTTGCCGATAATGGGGAGACAGATAAGCCAAGATTTATGGAAAGATATAAATACGATTTTGAGGAGTTAAGACAGAAGACTTTTGAATGGTTAAAAGATCAGAATTTAATTGTTATGCCTTTTATGGCCGGTGGTGAAGAATACGGCTATCCTTCGCTTTTATTGGCACCCGAAAATGCTGGTTTCTTTGCTACAGCTCTTGCAGATATTCAAGGATTTATACCTAAAAAGGAAATACCGGAAGGTTTTACTCCGAAAGCAATAGTATATTCAGCTCCTCCATTTAGGCATACCCACTTTAATGGAAAGCAAGTAGTTGTACACAACCGCTTAGAGAATCTTTATGAACTTTTTTCGTATAACTTGTATCCTGGCCCAAGTGCAAAAAAAGGAATATATGGAGTACTCTTAACAATGGGAGAAAAAGAAGGGTGGATTACTGCTCATGCTTCTGCAGTAAGAATAATTACTCCTTATGACAATATATTGACTATTATGCATGAGGGTGCCAGCGGTGGCGGAAAGAGTGAAATGTTGGAACAGATTCATAGAGAACCTGATGGTTCTATAAAGGTAGGACGCAATTTAGTAACAGGGGATGAAATATATGTAGAGTTGAAAGAGGCTTGTGAGTTGCAGCCTGTAACTGACGATATGGCCTTATGTCATCCTAAATTGCAGCAAGGCAAAAAGTTGGTTATAAAAGATGCAGAAAAAGGTTGGTTTATACGTGTAGATCATATGAATGAATATGGAACAGACCCTCATTTTGAAAAGTTATGTATCTATCCTAAAGAGCCTTTAATCTTTTTAAACATAGACGGAGTGCCTAAATCCACTTGTCTTATATGGGAACATATTATGGATGCACCTGGCAAACCTTGTCCTAATCCTCGTGTAGTTATGCCAAAAAGATTTATGCCAAATGTAGTTGATGAACCTGTAGAAGTGGATGTAAGAAGTTTTGGTGTGAGGACTCCGCCCTCCTCAAAGGAAAAACCATCATATGGGATAATAGGTATGTTACATTTGTTACCACCTGCTCTTGCTTGGTTGTGGAGACTAGTGGCGCCGAGAGGTCATGCAAATCCCAGCATTGTAGAAACTGAAGGGCTTCAAAGTGAAGGAGTAGGCTCATATTGGCCTTTTGCAACGGGGAAAAGAGTAACCCATGCAAATCTCTTGCTCCAACAGATTATAAATACGCCTGGTACTCGATACATTCTTGTTCCAAATCAACACATAGGTGTATGGAAAGTTGGATTTATGCCTGAATGGATAGCTCGTGAATATCTTGCAAGAAGAGGAAGCGTGAGATTCAGGCCAGACCAAATTACACCAGCGAGAAGTAGTCTCTTAGGTTATGCTTTAAATACATTAAAAATAAACGGAAGCTTTATTCCTCGTGAATTACTGCAAGTCAACAAGCAGCCAGAAGTGGGAGATGAAGGATATGACAAGGGTGCAGAGATGTTAAATGAATTTTTCAAAAGAGAATTAAAACAATTTTTAGTACCTGAACTTGATCCCCTCGGCAGAAAGATTATTGAAACGTGTTTAGAAAATGGAACTTTAGAGGACTATATAAAACTTTTAGGAGATTATAGATAA
- a CDS encoding ABC transporter ATP-binding protein has translation MVLETRNLTKQFNGKGGFKEVTLSVEKGQVFGFLGPNGAGKSTFVKTMVGLLHPASGFAWILGKPIGTPKSREKIGFLPENFRYHDWMTGRELLTFHAELHKIKNPNKKIDSLFELVKLKGHENKKIKNYSKGMQQRIGLAIALLNDPEIVFLDEPTSALDPVGRIDVREIIKELKSQGKTVFLNSHLLGEVEMVCDEVAIINHGRIIAEGKLEELLKEHTHVEMIVSDYTSELIEKISRLSKEFQFEEGKLSFKVEDREKIPVIAKMVIEAGAKLYQLNTQTSSLEDLFINLIGKDEVS, from the coding sequence ATGGTTTTAGAAACACGAAATCTCACAAAACAGTTTAATGGAAAAGGCGGCTTTAAAGAAGTCACACTCTCTGTAGAAAAAGGGCAGGTTTTTGGATTTTTAGGTCCAAATGGTGCTGGAAAAAGCACTTTTGTAAAAACCATGGTGGGGTTACTTCACCCTGCCTCTGGTTTTGCTTGGATTCTTGGCAAACCCATAGGTACTCCTAAGTCAAGAGAAAAAATAGGATTTTTGCCCGAAAACTTTAGATATCATGACTGGATGACAGGAAGAGAACTTTTGACTTTTCACGCTGAACTTCACAAAATAAAAAATCCTAATAAAAAAATTGATAGTCTTTTTGAGTTGGTAAAACTAAAAGGCCATGAAAATAAAAAGATAAAAAATTACAGCAAAGGAATGCAGCAAAGAATTGGACTTGCGATAGCTCTTTTAAACGACCCAGAAATAGTATTTTTAGACGAACCTACGTCAGCCCTTGACCCTGTAGGACGAATTGACGTAAGAGAAATCATAAAAGAGTTAAAATCCCAAGGCAAAACTGTTTTTTTAAATAGCCACCTTTTAGGTGAAGTGGAAATGGTATGCGATGAAGTAGCCATAATAAACCATGGCCGAATAATAGCCGAAGGAAAACTGGAAGAGCTATTAAAAGAACACACCCATGTAGAAATGATTGTATCAGACTATACTTCAGAGTTGATTGAAAAAATTTCTCGCTTATCAAAAGAATTTCAATTTGAAGAAGGTAAACTCTCTTTTAAAGTAGAAGACAGAGAAAAAATACCAGTTATAGCTAAAATGGTAATAGAAGCAGGTGCAAAGCTATATCAATTAAATACTCAAACTTCTTCATTGGAAGACTTATTCATAAACTTAATTGGAAAGGATGAGGTGTCGTGA
- the tdh gene encoding L-threonine 3-dehydrogenase: MVEGYMTAVVKQHTTEGADIIKKEIPIIGPDEVLIKVKATSICGTDVHIYVWNEWAKSRIKPPKTMGHEFVGEVVEIGKNVTSVKVGDLVSAETHIVCGKCKACRTGNAHICENTLILGVDTDGAFAEYIKVPESNVWLNDKDIPLELLSIQEPLGNAVHTVFSGEVVGKTVAVVGCGPIGMMAIPLLKTTGASAVFAIEPVEYRRELAHKLGATRVINPLKEDVVSIIKSETEGYGADVVLDFSGSSIAIRQGLKYIAKGGRMSILGLPDNEVPIDITNDVIFKGITIHGITGRRMYDTWYQVKGLLRSGLKDALKPIITHTFPLTEYQKGMELMIKGQCGKVVLYP, translated from the coding sequence ATGGTGGAAGGATATATGACCGCTGTTGTTAAACAACATACCACAGAGGGTGCAGATATAATAAAAAAAGAAATACCAATAATAGGACCGGATGAAGTCTTAATAAAAGTCAAAGCTACATCTATTTGCGGCACAGACGTTCACATTTACGTTTGGAATGAATGGGCAAAAAGCCGCATAAAACCTCCAAAGACAATGGGACATGAATTTGTAGGAGAAGTTGTAGAAATAGGTAAAAATGTAACATCTGTAAAGGTTGGAGATTTAGTAAGTGCGGAAACTCACATAGTATGTGGAAAATGCAAAGCTTGCAGAACAGGTAATGCCCACATCTGCGAAAACACCCTCATACTCGGTGTTGATACAGACGGTGCTTTTGCAGAATACATTAAAGTCCCGGAAAGCAATGTATGGCTAAACGATAAAGACATACCTTTAGAACTTCTCTCCATACAAGAACCCCTTGGAAACGCCGTTCACACAGTATTTTCTGGAGAGGTAGTAGGAAAAACTGTCGCTGTAGTAGGTTGCGGTCCTATAGGTATGATGGCGATACCACTTCTTAAAACAACAGGAGCTTCAGCTGTATTTGCAATAGAACCTGTCGAATACAGAAGGGAACTTGCTCATAAATTAGGTGCAACACGAGTTATAAACCCTCTTAAAGAAGACGTTGTCAGTATAATAAAAAGCGAAACAGAAGGCTACGGCGCGGATGTAGTATTGGACTTCTCTGGAAGCTCGATTGCAATAAGGCAAGGTCTTAAATATATCGCAAAAGGCGGAAGAATGTCTATTTTAGGTCTTCCTGACAATGAAGTCCCTATAGACATAACCAATGATGTCATTTTTAAAGGCATAACTATACACGGCATCACAGGAAGGCGAATGTACGATACTTGGTACCAAGTAAAAGGTTTATTGCGCTCAGGATTAAAAGATGCATTAAAGCCAATAATCACCCATACCTTCCCTCTCACTGAATACCAAAAAGGGATGGAACTAATGATAAAAGGCCAATGTGGCAAAGTTGTATTATATCCATAA
- a CDS encoding CDIF630_02480 family spore surface protein: MTKKPKKPHKMPIENHKTASWANIQNVKEESNVPIPSENEVINAKEWVEENKK, encoded by the coding sequence ATGACTAAAAAACCAAAAAAACCTCACAAAATGCCAATAGAAAATCATAAGACTGCTTCCTGGGCAAACATACAAAATGTAAAAGAAGAATCAAATGTGCCTATCCCAAGTGAAAATGAAGTAATAAACGCAAAAGAATGGGTAGAAGAAAACAAAAAATAA